A genomic stretch from Chitinophaga lutea includes:
- a CDS encoding arginine--tRNA ligase has protein sequence MSVVSAIKTAAAAAVQALYQQPFTAADIAVNVTKPEFEGEYTIVVFPFTKFSRQKPEETGQALGGYLAAHHPELITGFNVVKGFLNLQIHHQYWNKFVQQAHANPNVGRKPANGRRVMIEYSSPNTNKPLHLGHLRNNFLGYSVAEIFKANGFEVIKANLVNDRGIHICKSMLAWQLFAHGDTPATTGIKGDHLVGDYYVHFETILKEQAEPIISDVLEGEFKDFEGADKEKIIKLYNALQKPEVQADEEKSGKIKDEIKEISRNRTEIMQQAKIMLQQWEAGNPDVRALWQTMNSWVYEGFNETYRRLGIDFDKMYYESETYLLGKDLVEEGLRKGVLFRKEDNSVWIDLTADGLDEKLLLRGDGTSVYMTQDLGTARLKYDDYHMEQSLYVVADEQNYHFKVLKLILEKLQEPCADGIYHLSYGMVELPHGRMKSREGTVVDADDLVDEMIKTAAANTEELGKVKGFSEEELSELHETIGLGAMKFFLLKVDPKKKMIFNPEESIDMHGFTAPFIQYSYARIKSIMREFASADIAALADYTHEEALLPMEKELIMLCEQFGSIVEEAQREMSPAVIANYAFLLAQTFNSFYAKKEQGKYIYSVRDAESESKRNLRLQIASLTAHTIQQSMHLLGIAVPERM, from the coding sequence ATGAGTGTAGTTTCCGCTATCAAAACCGCTGCCGCCGCGGCAGTACAGGCCCTTTACCAGCAGCCCTTCACGGCTGCAGACATTGCCGTCAACGTGACCAAACCCGAATTTGAGGGAGAATATACCATCGTTGTGTTTCCATTCACCAAATTCAGCCGGCAGAAACCGGAAGAAACCGGGCAGGCGCTGGGCGGCTACCTTGCTGCCCATCACCCGGAACTGATCACCGGCTTCAACGTGGTAAAAGGGTTCCTGAACCTGCAGATACATCACCAGTACTGGAACAAGTTCGTTCAGCAGGCGCATGCCAACCCCAACGTGGGCCGCAAACCCGCCAACGGCCGCAGGGTCATGATCGAATACTCCTCTCCCAACACCAATAAACCCCTGCACCTCGGGCACCTCCGGAATAACTTCCTGGGCTACTCGGTGGCGGAAATATTCAAAGCAAACGGTTTTGAAGTGATCAAGGCCAACCTGGTCAACGACAGGGGCATCCACATCTGCAAATCCATGCTGGCCTGGCAGCTGTTCGCCCATGGCGACACCCCGGCTACCACCGGCATCAAAGGCGACCACCTCGTAGGCGACTATTACGTGCATTTCGAAACCATCCTCAAAGAGCAGGCGGAGCCTATTATTTCAGACGTGCTGGAAGGGGAGTTCAAGGATTTTGAAGGAGCGGACAAGGAAAAAATCATCAAGTTATACAACGCGCTGCAGAAGCCGGAAGTACAGGCCGACGAAGAAAAAAGCGGCAAGATCAAAGACGAGATCAAGGAGATCAGCCGTAACCGCACCGAAATCATGCAGCAGGCGAAAATCATGCTCCAGCAATGGGAAGCCGGCAATCCCGACGTGCGGGCGCTATGGCAAACCATGAACAGCTGGGTGTACGAAGGCTTTAACGAAACCTACCGCCGCCTCGGCATCGATTTCGATAAAATGTACTACGAAAGCGAAACCTACCTCCTGGGGAAAGACCTCGTGGAAGAAGGCCTCCGCAAGGGCGTGCTGTTCCGCAAGGAAGATAACTCCGTATGGATAGACCTCACGGCGGACGGCCTCGATGAAAAGCTGCTGCTCCGCGGCGACGGCACTTCCGTATACATGACGCAGGACCTGGGCACCGCCCGCCTGAAATACGACGACTACCACATGGAACAAAGCCTTTACGTGGTGGCCGACGAACAGAACTATCACTTCAAGGTGCTGAAGCTCATCCTCGAAAAACTGCAGGAGCCTTGTGCGGACGGCATTTACCATCTTTCCTACGGCATGGTGGAACTGCCGCACGGCCGTATGAAAAGCCGCGAAGGCACCGTGGTGGACGCAGACGACCTGGTGGACGAAATGATCAAAACCGCCGCCGCCAACACCGAAGAGCTGGGCAAGGTGAAAGGATTTTCCGAAGAAGAGCTCAGCGAGCTGCATGAAACCATCGGCCTGGGCGCCATGAAGTTTTTCCTGCTGAAAGTGGACCCGAAGAAAAAAATGATCTTCAACCCCGAAGAATCCATCGATATGCACGGCTTCACCGCGCCGTTCATTCAATACAGCTATGCGCGTATCAAATCCATCATGCGCGAGTTCGCTTCGGCCGACATCGCCGCACTGGCGGATTATACGCACGAAGAAGCGCTGCTGCCCATGGAAAAGGAACTGATCATGTTGTGCGAACAGTTCGGCAGCATCGTGGAAGAGGCGCAGCGTGAAATGAGCCCGGCGGTGATTGCCAACTATGCTTTCCTGCTGGCGCAGACTTTCAATTCATTTTACGCCAAAAAGGAACAGGGCAAATACATTTACTCTGTCAGGGATGCGGAATCGGAGAGCAAGCGGAACCTGCGTTTGCAGATCGCTTCCCTCACCGCCCATACCATACAGCAAAGCATGCACCTGCTGGGCATTGCCGTGCCGGAAAGAATGTAG
- the lepB gene encoding signal peptidase I: MNLAFWKKKDGQPKKKKSALREWLDAAIFAVIAATLIRTFIFEAYTIPTPSMEKTLLVNDFLFVSKVSYGPRIPMTPLAVPFTHHTLPLTKYTKAYSEAVQWKYKRIPGWGDIRRNDVVVFNFPEGDTVALERSDESYYDLVRRMGREQVWGQYRVISRPVDKRENYIKRCVGIAGDTLEVRNGVVIVNGTPETQPPASERLYHVTTTSGDRINHMRLEEMNIEDVPEVRVSGKISYNLTPSEEKAIKQLEAVNGQVEPFIDSNEDGVWPQDTAHFKFTVDNFGPIYIPKKGATVRLDSGNIELYRRIIAVYEKNTLESKDGRFVINGTPTDQYTFKMNYYWMMGDNRHHSLDSRYWGFVPEDHVVGKAWLIWMSYGKGGIRWSRLFRTIK, from the coding sequence ATGAACCTGGCATTTTGGAAGAAGAAGGACGGTCAGCCCAAGAAGAAAAAATCCGCATTACGGGAATGGCTCGACGCGGCTATCTTCGCTGTGATTGCGGCAACGCTGATTCGGACCTTCATTTTTGAGGCGTACACCATCCCTACCCCATCTATGGAAAAAACCTTGCTGGTAAACGATTTCCTGTTTGTAAGCAAAGTCAGCTACGGCCCCCGCATCCCCATGACACCCCTGGCGGTGCCATTCACCCATCATACATTACCCCTGACGAAATACACCAAGGCATATTCCGAAGCAGTGCAATGGAAATACAAGCGTATCCCCGGTTGGGGGGATATCCGCCGCAACGATGTGGTGGTGTTCAACTTCCCGGAAGGCGATACCGTGGCACTGGAACGGTCCGACGAAAGTTACTACGACCTGGTGCGCCGCATGGGCCGCGAACAGGTGTGGGGCCAGTACAGGGTGATCTCCCGCCCCGTGGATAAAAGGGAAAACTACATCAAACGCTGCGTGGGCATCGCGGGCGATACCCTGGAAGTGCGCAACGGCGTGGTGATCGTGAACGGTACGCCTGAAACACAGCCGCCGGCCAGCGAACGGCTCTATCATGTGACCACTACCAGCGGCGACCGCATCAACCATATGCGCCTCGAGGAAATGAACATCGAGGACGTGCCGGAAGTGCGTGTGTCGGGCAAAATCAGCTATAACCTGACCCCCAGCGAAGAAAAAGCCATCAAACAGCTGGAAGCGGTGAACGGGCAGGTGGAGCCTTTCATCGACAGCAATGAAGACGGCGTATGGCCGCAGGATACCGCCCATTTCAAATTCACGGTGGACAACTTCGGGCCGATCTACATCCCGAAAAAAGGCGCCACCGTTCGCCTCGACAGTGGCAATATCGAACTCTACCGCCGTATCATCGCCGTATACGAGAAAAACACGCTTGAATCGAAAGACGGCCGTTTTGTCATCAACGGTACGCCCACCGACCAGTATACCTTCAAAATGAATTATTACTGGATGATGGGCGACAACCGCCACCACTCCCTCGATTCCCGTTACTGGGGTTTCGTGCCGGAAGACCATGTGGTGGGCAAGGCCTGGCTCATCTGGATGAGCTACGGTAAAGGCGGCATCCGTTGGAGCCGGCTGTTCAGGACCATCAAATAA
- a CDS encoding MerR family transcriptional regulator yields MNSFTIKDIESLTGIKAHTIRIWEQRYKLLRPKRKDTNHRVYNNVDLKHMLRIAYLYRHGYKISKIAVMTEEEIRRLSIEETGQKGTHAQQVYVNQLVEAMVDFDQVKFEKIFHTVLLRMGFEQCMLKVIYPYLEKVGLLWLADCVIPAQEHFASGIIRKKLMVAIDGLDMPADSGERFLLFLPEGEFHEIPLLFVQYMLKKHGCSVVNFGANVPLEDLRFYTERKRVDHLYSHVISNFPQKTLDNFVKELGKHFADIPITLSGPQVARITHPPANITLLTTLADMLDFARRKVTS; encoded by the coding sequence TTGAACAGTTTCACCATAAAGGACATTGAAAGCCTTACCGGCATCAAGGCGCATACCATCCGCATATGGGAGCAACGTTACAAACTGCTGCGTCCCAAAAGGAAGGACACCAATCACCGCGTTTACAACAACGTCGACCTGAAGCATATGCTCCGCATTGCTTACCTCTACCGTCATGGCTACAAGATCTCGAAAATAGCGGTGATGACGGAAGAAGAGATCAGGCGGCTCTCTATCGAAGAAACGGGCCAGAAAGGCACACATGCGCAACAGGTGTACGTCAACCAGCTGGTGGAGGCCATGGTCGATTTCGACCAGGTGAAGTTCGAAAAGATCTTTCATACCGTGCTGCTGCGCATGGGTTTCGAGCAATGCATGCTCAAAGTGATCTACCCTTACCTCGAAAAGGTGGGCCTGCTCTGGCTGGCGGATTGCGTCATTCCCGCGCAGGAGCACTTCGCGTCCGGCATCATCCGCAAAAAACTGATGGTGGCTATCGACGGGCTCGACATGCCGGCAGACAGCGGCGAGAGGTTCCTGCTGTTCCTGCCCGAAGGGGAATTCCATGAAATACCGCTGCTGTTTGTGCAGTACATGCTGAAGAAACACGGCTGCTCGGTGGTCAACTTCGGGGCCAACGTTCCGCTGGAAGACCTGCGTTTTTACACGGAACGCAAGCGGGTGGACCATCTGTATTCACACGTCATCTCCAACTTCCCGCAAAAGACCCTGGACAATTTCGTCAAAGAGCTCGGCAAACATTTCGCCGATATCCCCATTACCCTCTCCGGCCCCCAGGTGGCACGCATCACCCACCCGCCGGCAAACATCACGCTGCTGACTACACTGGCCGACATGCTGGATTTCGCCCGCAGGAAAGTCACTTCATAA
- a CDS encoding alpha/beta hydrolase, producing MNNKHIYLISGLGADERVFSRLEFPAGYDVHFLPWIQPLNAAEPIGEYAMRMARRILHPNPVMLGLSFGGMMSIEIARHIPVEKVILLSSVKRRQELPPYYNSVARMLLHRLPDRLLFRRRQYIVRLFMQSKSEEERALLRDYMTKKDFSYMRWALDAILQWQNEWVPSSLLHIHGSSDRPFPRRYVQPTHTIVNGGHFMVMNRAAEINRILEREL from the coding sequence ATGAATAACAAACACATATACCTGATCAGCGGGCTGGGCGCCGACGAAAGAGTGTTCAGCCGCCTGGAGTTCCCTGCAGGGTATGACGTGCATTTTCTTCCCTGGATACAGCCGCTGAATGCGGCCGAGCCCATCGGCGAATACGCCATGCGCATGGCGCGCCGCATCCTGCATCCCAACCCCGTGATGCTGGGGCTTTCCTTCGGCGGCATGATGAGCATCGAAATCGCCCGCCACATCCCCGTTGAAAAAGTGATATTGCTTTCTTCCGTGAAACGCCGCCAGGAGCTGCCGCCCTACTATAACAGCGTGGCGCGGATGCTGCTGCACCGGCTGCCGGACAGGCTGCTGTTCCGGCGCCGGCAATACATCGTGCGCCTCTTCATGCAAAGCAAAAGCGAAGAGGAGCGGGCGCTGCTGCGCGACTATATGACGAAAAAAGATTTCTCCTACATGCGCTGGGCGCTCGACGCCATTCTCCAGTGGCAGAACGAATGGGTGCCTTCCTCCCTGCTGCACATCCACGGCAGCAGCGACCGGCCGTTCCCGCGCCGGTACGTACAGCCGACCCATACGATCGTGAACGGCGGCCATTTTATGGTAATGAACCGCGCGGCGGAAATCAACCGCATCCTGGAACGGGAGCTGTAG
- a CDS encoding HAD family hydrolase: MIKPTRTFEKMAIFDMDNTLLQRSFIYTAAATLGFTDALRNIVAAGYPDAVRTEKIAALLKGIRHEQLIAVVESIPVVEDAAAVVKELQQKGYVCGIISDSYTLITEYVKNKLKMDFSCANVLEIDDNIATGAVYIPHNFRRLQNSDCQHDYCKCNMMHHIRSQFAIDTADVLAIGDGVNDICMLSRAGTGVAFNATHESVNEVADVIVGERSFRPVLEYA, translated from the coding sequence ATGATAAAACCGACCCGTACATTCGAAAAGATGGCCATTTTTGATATGGACAACACCCTGTTGCAGCGCAGTTTCATTTACACCGCCGCGGCAACACTGGGCTTTACGGATGCTTTGCGGAACATCGTGGCAGCCGGCTACCCGGATGCCGTGCGCACTGAAAAAATTGCAGCCCTCCTCAAAGGTATCCGCCACGAACAGCTGATAGCCGTCGTTGAGTCCATCCCGGTAGTGGAAGACGCCGCCGCCGTGGTAAAAGAACTGCAGCAGAAAGGATATGTATGCGGTATCATCAGCGATAGCTACACCCTCATCACCGAATACGTGAAAAACAAGCTGAAAATGGATTTCAGCTGTGCCAACGTGCTGGAGATCGACGATAATATCGCCACCGGCGCCGTATATATTCCGCATAACTTCCGCCGCCTGCAGAACAGCGACTGCCAGCACGACTATTGCAAGTGTAACATGATGCACCACATCCGCAGCCAGTTTGCCATCGATACGGCAGATGTACTGGCCATCGGCGACGGTGTGAACGATATCTGCATGCTGAGCCGCGCCGGTACCGGTGTCGCGTTTAACGCCACCCATGAAAGCGTGAACGAAGTGGCCGATGTGATCGTGGGGGAGAGAAGTTTCCGCCCGGTGCTGGAGTATGCTTAA
- a CDS encoding tetratricopeptide repeat protein, giving the protein MNLYRILNLCLIAPVCTAHAAPAEPPAGIFFVKDGQSRGALALPETAGHCATLHDMAPSFSSAATAGDPARTAYRKGLRMQRSGRLDEAQQYFEAAIRKNSLFRNAYIALADIHRLQQAPEPAKQLLQRLLKLSPEHGAAWEMLSAIHYGQQAWEDALTCAFRAQELGVPHMHRLIGLSYAALNHPAEAAQALEKARGEGMLNGEDLCRAARISAQLEAFEKSVQYYEESLKAGGNPPAVYYELGMMYFNMKNYKQAAGAFEQATRSGRPADADLYLNLGMAYLKQAAYDDAISNLQTASSLRPKDIQVMLNLANAYYKKQDFKLAAIQWNKILVMQPQNAFAMFMLGKSYMGYGELLKGQAICDQALAMGEK; this is encoded by the coding sequence ATGAACCTATACCGTATCCTGAACCTATGCCTGATTGCGCCGGTGTGTACCGCGCATGCTGCCCCGGCGGAACCGCCTGCGGGCATTTTCTTTGTAAAAGACGGACAAAGCAGGGGAGCCCTCGCGCTCCCGGAAACAGCGGGCCATTGTGCAACGTTGCACGATATGGCGCCCTCGTTTTCATCGGCGGCCACGGCCGGCGACCCGGCGAGAACCGCCTACCGGAAGGGCCTCCGTATGCAGCGCAGCGGTCGGTTGGATGAGGCGCAGCAGTACTTCGAAGCTGCGATCAGGAAGAATTCACTTTTCAGGAATGCTTATATCGCCCTGGCGGATATCCATCGCCTCCAGCAGGCGCCTGAGCCCGCCAAACAGCTGTTGCAGCGGCTGCTGAAACTGTCGCCGGAACACGGGGCGGCCTGGGAAATGCTGTCTGCCATACATTACGGACAGCAGGCCTGGGAAGACGCGCTCACCTGCGCCTTCCGCGCACAGGAGCTGGGCGTGCCGCACATGCACCGCCTGATCGGGCTCAGTTATGCCGCTCTCAACCATCCCGCGGAAGCGGCGCAGGCACTGGAAAAAGCACGGGGGGAGGGGATGCTGAACGGGGAAGACCTCTGCAGGGCCGCGCGCATATCTGCGCAGCTCGAAGCGTTTGAAAAGAGCGTACAATACTACGAAGAATCACTGAAAGCAGGCGGTAACCCACCTGCCGTATATTACGAATTGGGAATGATGTATTTTAATATGAAAAACTACAAACAAGCCGCCGGGGCATTTGAACAGGCAACCAGGTCAGGACGCCCGGCCGATGCGGATCTTTATTTGAACCTGGGTATGGCCTACCTGAAACAGGCCGCGTACGACGATGCCATCAGCAACCTGCAAACCGCTTCCAGCTTAAGACCGAAAGACATCCAGGTAATGCTCAATCTTGCCAACGCTTATTACAAAAAACAGGATTTCAAACTGGCCGCCATCCAATGGAATAAAATACTGGTGATGCAGCCGCAGAATGCTTTTGCCATGTTCATGCTCGGCAAATCGTATATGGGGTACGGTGAGTTGCTCAAAGGGCAGGCCATCTGCGATCAGGCGCTGGCCATGGGGGAAAAATAA
- a CDS encoding serine O-acetyltransferase — MKKLLEQLKLRHAAAAANAYPSSEQVWAFCRDLVNWLFPEHTGRVMSGAELELYAAQLEERLKDLLTPMEGGLPQPAAATARLFMEQVPGIYNNLTKDAEAILQGDPAATCLYEVIRAYPGFYAIAAYRVAHGLHTLGVPLLPRVITEFAHDRTGIDIHPAAQIAPYFCIDHGTGVVIGETTVIGPHVKIYQGVTLGALSIDKTMAMNKRHPTIEEHVVIYAGATILGGDTVIGHHSIIGGNVWLIKSTEPYSRIYYKADGSIKVV, encoded by the coding sequence ATGAAGAAATTGCTGGAACAACTCAAATTGCGGCATGCTGCCGCAGCGGCGAATGCCTATCCCTCATCCGAGCAGGTATGGGCTTTCTGCAGGGACCTGGTGAACTGGTTGTTCCCGGAACATACCGGCAGGGTGATGAGCGGCGCCGAACTGGAATTATATGCGGCGCAACTGGAAGAAAGGCTGAAAGACCTGCTCACACCCATGGAAGGGGGCCTTCCGCAGCCCGCTGCGGCTACGGCCAGGCTGTTCATGGAACAGGTGCCGGGCATTTATAATAACCTGACCAAAGACGCGGAAGCGATCCTGCAGGGCGACCCTGCCGCTACCTGCCTGTATGAAGTGATCCGCGCCTATCCCGGCTTTTACGCCATTGCGGCTTACCGCGTGGCCCACGGCCTCCATACGCTGGGCGTGCCCCTGCTGCCGAGAGTGATCACCGAATTCGCGCACGACCGTACGGGCATCGACATCCACCCCGCGGCACAGATCGCGCCTTATTTCTGCATCGACCACGGTACGGGCGTTGTGATCGGTGAAACCACCGTCATCGGGCCGCACGTGAAAATATACCAGGGCGTTACCCTGGGCGCGCTGAGCATCGATAAAACGATGGCGATGAACAAACGCCATCCCACCATCGAAGAGCACGTGGTGATCTATGCCGGGGCCACCATCCTGGGAGGCGATACCGTCATCGGCCACCACAGCATCATCGGCGGCAACGTCTGGCTCATCAAATCCACCGAACCGTATTCGCGGATTTATTACAAGGCAGACGGCAGCATCAAAGTCGTATAA
- a CDS encoding cytidine deaminase, translating into MKINTAQFVYEEYESAETLPPADAALLQAAKDATRQAYAPYSRFRVGAAAQLANGQVLTGTNQENASYPVGICAERTTLSAVSALYPGVAVETLAVSYDNEQGPSEQPVTPCGICRQTLAEYQQRFQRPIRLILGGLHGKVIVIPDAGHLLPLSFSADNMK; encoded by the coding sequence ATGAAAATCAATACCGCCCAGTTTGTTTACGAAGAATATGAAAGCGCCGAGACGCTGCCTCCCGCCGACGCGGCGCTGTTGCAGGCGGCCAAAGACGCCACCCGCCAGGCGTATGCGCCCTATTCCCGTTTCAGGGTAGGCGCTGCCGCGCAGCTGGCCAACGGGCAGGTGCTGACCGGCACCAACCAGGAGAACGCCTCTTACCCCGTCGGCATCTGTGCGGAAAGGACCACTTTATCGGCCGTTTCCGCCCTTTATCCCGGCGTGGCCGTGGAAACCCTCGCCGTAAGCTACGACAACGAACAGGGGCCCAGCGAACAGCCGGTAACGCCCTGCGGCATCTGCAGGCAGACGCTGGCGGAATACCAGCAGCGTTTCCAGCGGCCCATCCGCCTCATCCTGGGCGGCCTCCATGGCAAAGTGATCGTTATCCCCGATGCAGGGCACCTCTTGCCGTTATCCTTTTCAGCGGATAACATGAAATAG
- a CDS encoding sigma-54-dependent transcriptional regulator, translating into MANILIIDDEKSIRKTLSEILTYEGYKVEEAADGAEGFKMYQGKAYDAVLCDIKMPKMDGLEFLEKAKEINPDVPIIMVSGHGNIDTAVEAVKKGAYDYISKPPDLNRLLITLRNALDKTTLVAETKVLRKKVNKTPEMIGESAPIVKIKDTIHKVAPTDARVLVTGDNGAGKELVARWIHEYSNRASGPMVEVNCAAIPSELIESELFGHEKGSFTSAVKQRIGKFEQASGGTLFLDEIGDMSLSAQAKVLRALQEGKITRVGGDKEISVDVRVVAATNKDLLREVEEKNFRLDLYHRLSVILIHVPSLNDRKEDIPLLVDHFLDLVCSEYGTARKHADKDAIKALQAHQWTGNIRELRNVVERLVILSGKTITADDVENYVVPNHDKKKVTS; encoded by the coding sequence ATGGCCAACATCCTGATTATTGACGACGAAAAAAGCATCCGTAAAACGCTTTCCGAAATTCTGACCTACGAAGGGTACAAAGTCGAAGAAGCGGCCGACGGGGCCGAAGGGTTCAAAATGTACCAGGGCAAAGCGTATGATGCCGTTTTGTGCGACATCAAGATGCCCAAAATGGACGGCCTGGAGTTCCTGGAAAAAGCAAAAGAAATCAATCCCGACGTGCCCATCATCATGGTGAGCGGCCACGGGAATATCGATACGGCCGTGGAAGCGGTGAAAAAAGGGGCGTACGACTACATCTCCAAACCCCCGGACCTGAACAGGCTGCTGATCACGCTGCGGAACGCGCTCGACAAAACCACGCTGGTGGCCGAAACGAAAGTGCTGCGTAAAAAGGTGAACAAAACGCCCGAAATGATCGGCGAATCCGCGCCCATCGTTAAAATCAAGGATACCATCCACAAAGTGGCGCCCACCGACGCGCGGGTGCTGGTAACCGGCGATAACGGGGCAGGGAAGGAGCTGGTGGCCCGGTGGATACACGAATACAGCAACCGCGCCAGCGGCCCGATGGTGGAAGTGAACTGCGCCGCCATCCCCAGCGAGCTGATCGAAAGCGAGCTCTTCGGCCACGAAAAAGGTTCCTTCACCTCCGCGGTGAAACAACGCATCGGCAAATTCGAACAGGCTTCCGGCGGCACGCTCTTCCTCGACGAGATCGGCGACATGAGCCTCTCCGCACAGGCCAAAGTGCTGCGCGCATTGCAGGAAGGCAAAATCACCCGCGTGGGCGGCGACAAGGAAATCAGCGTGGACGTGCGCGTGGTGGCGGCTACCAACAAAGACCTGCTCAGGGAAGTGGAGGAAAAGAATTTCCGCCTCGACCTCTACCACCGCCTCAGCGTGATCCTCATTCACGTGCCGTCGCTGAACGACCGGAAAGAGGATATCCCCCTGCTGGTGGATCATTTCCTTGACCTGGTATGCTCCGAATACGGTACCGCCCGTAAACACGCCGATAAGGACGCCATCAAGGCGCTGCAGGCGCACCAGTGGACGGGCAATATCCGCGAGCTGCGCAACGTGGTGGAAAGACTGGTGATCCTCTCCGGCAAAACCATTACGGCGGACGATGTGGAGAATTACGTGGTGCCGAATCACGACAAAAAAAAAGTCACTTCCTGA
- a CDS encoding helix-turn-helix domain-containing protein translates to MLTRLHDFRDEVEKIFIEFMLNKNGRNVSRTAQELDIQRSHLYNKMERYGIRKSAEDE, encoded by the coding sequence GTGCTGACGCGCCTGCACGACTTCAGGGATGAAGTGGAAAAAATATTTATTGAGTTCATGCTGAACAAAAACGGCCGGAACGTATCCAGAACGGCGCAGGAGCTGGACATACAGCGCAGCCACCTGTACAACAAAATGGAGCGGTACGGCATCCGCAAATCAGCAGAAGATGAATAA
- a CDS encoding porin family protein — protein sequence MKRLSLLVTALLLLQCGLFAQDISFGAKGGLNIADVTNVSNSNARASIYLGAFAKIQLTENWAAQPELVYSGQGYKADPPIISDFTVALNYINLPVMLQYHLIPEFHLEAGPQIGFLVAAKAKNDGNSVNLKDDYKGMDFGLGFGLGYTFDMGLGIGARYNFGLTDIYDGNSDERYKNSVAQFGVHYIIGKKKR from the coding sequence ATGAAAAGATTATCTTTATTGGTTACCGCCCTTTTACTGCTGCAATGCGGCCTCTTTGCCCAGGATATCAGCTTCGGCGCCAAAGGCGGCCTGAATATCGCAGACGTTACCAATGTATCCAATTCCAATGCCCGCGCCTCCATCTACCTCGGCGCTTTCGCCAAAATACAACTGACGGAAAACTGGGCGGCGCAGCCCGAACTGGTATATTCCGGCCAGGGATATAAGGCAGACCCGCCCATTATCAGCGATTTCACCGTGGCCCTGAACTACATCAATCTGCCGGTGATGCTGCAGTATCACCTCATCCCCGAATTTCATCTGGAAGCCGGCCCGCAGATCGGTTTTCTCGTGGCGGCCAAAGCTAAAAACGACGGCAATTCCGTGAACCTGAAAGACGATTATAAAGGCATGGATTTCGGACTGGGTTTCGGATTGGGTTATACCTTCGACATGGGGCTGGGTATCGGCGCAAGATATAATTTCGGCCTGACGGATATCTACGATGGTAACAGCGACGAGCGTTATAAAAATTCCGTGGCGCAGTTCGGCGTACATTATATTATCGGGAAGAAAAAAAGATAG
- a CDS encoding porin family protein: MKRALPLVLFALLSLHAQAQEKVFRFGPKAGLNVSDLTNLSHADPRIAFHAGMQFNIRLNKHWRLQPEVYYSAQGGRAKTKSLESTEYYNYLAFPLLAQYRFSRFYVEAGPQFALLLNGRLREYSPDGSTSYTSHHENIADFLIPVGAGYQLNDHFGFNLRYNQGITSIRRSSLADKNRNVVLQAGAFMFF, encoded by the coding sequence ATGAAAAGGGCCCTGCCACTTGTTTTGTTTGCTCTTTTATCCCTTCATGCACAAGCACAGGAAAAAGTATTCCGTTTCGGGCCGAAGGCCGGTCTCAATGTTTCCGACCTCACCAATCTTTCCCATGCGGATCCCCGTATTGCCTTTCATGCAGGGATGCAGTTCAACATCCGGCTGAACAAACACTGGCGCCTGCAGCCTGAAGTGTATTATTCGGCGCAGGGCGGCCGGGCAAAGACCAAATCCCTCGAATCCACGGAATACTACAACTATCTCGCATTCCCTTTACTGGCGCAATACCGTTTTTCCCGCTTTTATGTGGAAGCCGGACCGCAGTTCGCACTGCTGCTGAACGGGCGATTACGGGAGTATTCACCGGACGGCAGCACCAGTTACACCAGCCACCACGAAAACATCGCTGATTTCCTCATCCCCGTTGGCGCAGGCTATCAGCTGAACGACCATTTCGGTTTTAACCTGCGGTACAACCAGGGCATCACTAGCATCCGCCGTTCCAGCCTGGCGGATAAAAACAGGAATGTAGTGCTGCAGGCCGGTGCGTTTATGTTCTTCTGA